The Ascaphus truei isolate aAscTru1 chromosome 18, aAscTru1.hap1, whole genome shotgun sequence genome window below encodes:
- the LOC142469195 gene encoding cholesterol side-chain cleavage enzyme, mitochondrial-like: PADSCIQGIYGALKQRSDSVYSGVLSSLLLQEQLPLEDIKASVTELMAGGVDTTSMTLQWAMYELARSPGVQERLRSEVTAATEAYGSDLTTLLKNIPLVKAAVKETLRLHPVAITLQRYTQRETVIQNYLIPQGTLVQVGLHAMGRNPDIFPSPERFSPERWLGRVSTHFKGLGFGFGPRQCVGRRIAEMEMQLFLVHILENFKIDVNRMSEVETTFNLILVPSKPILLTL, translated from the exons CCAGCTGATAGCTGTATACAGGGTATATACGGGGCCCTGAAGCAGCGGTCAGACAGTGTATATTCCGGGGTCCTGTCCAGTCTTCTCCTGCAGGAGCAGCTTCCTCTAGAGGACATCAAGGCCAGTGTGACcgagctgatggccggaggagTGGACAcg acctccaTGACACTGCAGTGGGCTATGTACGAGCTGGCCCGCTCCCCAGGCGTGCAGGAGAGGCTTAGGTCAGAGGTCACTGCGGCCACAGAGGCTTATGGGAGTGACCTCACCACCCTGCTCAAGAACATCCCACTGGTCAAAGCAGCCGTGAAGGAAACGCTCAG GCTGCATCCCGTGGCGATCACCCTGCAGAGATACACCCAGCGGGAAACAGTGATCCAGAACTACCTTATACCCCAGGGG actCTGGTCCAGGTCGGGCTGCACGCGATGGGTCGTAACCCGGACATCTTCCCATCCCCGGAGCGTTTCTCTCCCGAGCGCTGGCTGGGCAGGGTATCCACCCACTTCAAAGGTCTGGGTTTTGGCTTCGGGCCCCGGCAGTGTGTAGGACGGAGGATCGCCGAGATGGAGATGCAGCTTTTCCTTGTACAC ATTCTGGAGAATTTCAAGATTGACGTGAACAGGATGTCCGAGGTGGAGACGACCTTCAACCTTATCCTCGTCCCGTCCAAACCCATCCTCCTGACCCTGTGA